ATATACCACCAGTCCTACAGTATTACAACAAAAAAATTCCGGAGATAAACATATTTTGCAAATTGCGCTATGCGGTAAGCTGAAAAAGGGAACCCGGGTCTTTGACACTTGCGCTAATATAGAAATCTCTACAAGCCTTGAAAACAGGGCTTTTTTTATTAAAAAAATGTCAAATTCTCTCCAATTCTTAGTGAGTAATTTTGCGTAATGTGTTATAATGTAAGGGATTGGAGGAGATTCTACTATGCGACTTAGTATATCCAAGTCTAAAAATGCTACTTCGCTTTATGTCATACAATCTGTTTATGAGAACGGTAAGCGTTCCACAAAAGTTGTTGAAAAGTTAGGAACGCTTGCTGAATTACAGCAAAATCTAAATGGGCGCGACCCTATTGAATGGGCTAAATCATACATAGAAGAGCTTAACAAAAAAGAGAAAGAGCTATTGCGTGAAGTCATCGTTAAATATTCGCCATCCAAAGTGATTTCCAAAGATCAACAACTCTTCTTCAATGGCGGTTATCTTTTTCTCCAGCAGATCTATCACGAACTCAATCTTCATAAGGTTTGCACGGAGATATCAAAAAAATATAAGTTCTCGTTTGATCTGGATGCTATACTGTCACGGCTCCTTTACGGACGAATCCTTTTTCCTTCTTCCAAACTCGCTACCTATAATCATTCCTCAAAGTTCATTGAACAAACGAACTTTGAATTGCAGCATGTGTATAGAGCACTTGAAGTCATTTCCAAAGAAATGGACTTCATTGAGTCTTCTCTTTATAGCAACAGCCTCAAAATTTCAAAGAGAAACACGGGTATTCTCTATTATGACTGTACCAATTATTTCTTTGAAATCGAACAAGAAGACGGCCTTAAACAGTATGGCGCTTCAAAAGAACATCGACCAAACCCTATCATCCAAATGGGTCTGTTCATGGATGGAGACGGCATTCCTCTTGCTTTTAGTCTCAACAGCGGCAACACGAATGAACAGATTACGCTTAAACCCTTAGAGCAAAAAATACTTTCTGATTTCAAACTTTCCAAATTTGTTGTCTGTACCGATGCAGGTCTGGCTTCTGAAAAGAACAGAAGGTTCAACAACGAAGGCGAACGCGCATTTATCACGACCCAATCGATTAAAAAACTAAAAAAGCATTTAAAGGAATGGTCTCTTGATTCAAAAGGCTGGCATCTTGCAGATCATGATAAAACTTATGATATCACCCAGCTTGACGAGGAAACTTATAAAGACAAATGCTTCTTTAAAGAACGCTGGATTAAAGAAAACGGCCTGGAACAAAAACTTATTGTAACTTACTCCATCAAGTACAAAAATTATCAACGTCAAATTCGCAATTCACAAATCGAACGTGCTCAGAAACTACTCGATTCGAATCCAACTAAAATTTCAAAAAGCAATCAGAACGACTATGAACGTTTTATTAAAAAACCCAGCTGTACGTCTGATGGTGAAATAGCTGACAATGAACTCTATGCCTTAAATAACGAAACCATCGTTGCTGAAGAAGCCTATGACGGATTTTATGCCGTTTGTACGAACCTAGAAGGTAGTGCTCAGGAAATCATCCAGATTAACCAGCGACGTTGGGAGATTGAAGAATGTTTCCGGATCATGAAAAGCGAGTTTAAAGCCCGGCCGGTGTACTTAAGTCGCGAAGATAGAATTAAAGCACATTTTACTACCTGCTTTATGTCCCTTATCCTTTATCGGTTATTGGAAAAGAAACTAGGGAATAAGTTTACATGCAGTGAAGTCATCAACGGATTGAGAGAAATGAATTTCTATGAGATCAAGGGCGAGGGATATATACCGACCTACACAAGAACTGATTTTACAGATGAGCTGCATGAATCTTTTGGCTTTCGAACAGATTACGAGATTATTAAGAAAACACAGATGAAAAAAATTTTGACCACTACTAAGAAATAAAAAAATTACTCACTTTTTTAAAATACAAAAAAGCTTGAACACCTTGCAAACACAGGGCTTTCAAGCTTTTTATATTTTTTAACTGTCAAAGATGAGATTGTACATCATTTTCAAGTGTTAAGCAAGAACAATTATTAAATCATAATTACCACCCTTGCCATATCTTAAAGCAATAGCCAACCGTAACCTTAAATCTATTCCGTACAATGGAGGTTTTAAACAGCAACGGGTGTGCCAGCAGCATCTCCTCCGGGTCGTGACTTCCTGGATCCTGTTACAGGCGTCTTCCACAGTCTTTTCATCACTGTGGGTAAGCAGTATGGCGAATTCATCCCCGCCGATGCGGGAGACAATGTCACCCTTGCGGAAAGAACGCCCGATAACACCGGAAGCCGCCACCAAAAACCCGTCTCCCGCGTCGTGTCCCAGGGTGTCACTGATAAACTTTAATAAGAGAAGGCAGAGCACAATCGCCCCGCCTCTACCAATTAATCCGTGGCTAGCATGGGGTCGTATCCCTACGTTGCCCCGGTATTCCGATAAATTAGATGATTATCCCATTTACACAAAATGGTGTTCACAAACAAGGCATGGATTTGCAGCATGTTAAAACTAAATACCATTTTTCAAACAATAGTCACTTGCCAAATGCGCAACTAATGAACGAAACAGAATCCCCTCAGTATCAAATTCGTGCTGCGAAACACCACGAGCGAGTTCAAGTTCAAGAAACAGTTTCTGACTATTCGACCACATATATTCGGTATGCTTCTCAAAAACAACATAGATAAAATCATCACCCATAATGTCATCACTATAATAATAGCTACTCTTTTCATTCTGAATTATTTGAAATGCAAGAAGCAGCATATTATCAGGCTTTACTTGCAAATCTTCATTGAGAATACAGTGGCTTGCATTATATATGGCAGTTTGCCTTGCGTAACCAGGAAGTTCGTTTGGCGCAATTTCTTTTATGTCAGCTTTCGCCTCAAGCATTTCGACCAATTCAGATATTGATTTAGGCCCAATTGGTATGAGGTGCTTGAACATCCGCACTTGCTCATTATAGTTCACAATGCCACTCCTTGACTAATTAATTGGACCGGTAGACTAATACCTGGGGCTGAAAGCCACCCAACTGGTGCGGGAGATATTCGATATCCTATTAAACCATCAATTTTTACCCTTGCTGTCGTTTCATTTACTGGAATATTAACAACACCGATTCTTACTGTTCCTACGCTACTTGCGGGTACTTTTAAAGCCGTCCAACCAAATCTTCCATATACTATGGGAGATAAAAGACTACCATTGTCGACAGTGCATGAAGAGAATCTCCATTCGTTAAATATATCACTGCCCGCCCAGTTAAGAAATACTTCACATCTCTGCGTATTTCCATCTCGTACAACACCGGGCCTAACCACAGTAACGCCTCTAGTAGAGTTATCGTCAATTGTGCCTTCCGCGTCCGGTATAATAACTCCCTCAGTCGAGGTGTCGCCAATTGCATCATCTTCGTTCACAGTAATCGGGACTGAAATAGTGAACGGCTCTTGTGCATCAATGGTAATGTCTGCCTGTGCAGAGGAGGGTCCAACGACTATAAGGCACAATAGAACTATCACTAAAAGACTATAAACACGTTTCAACAAATCGTGTACACTCCCTTAATTTATTCATCTTGTATATATAGATTTATATTTTCTTCTCTTAAATTATATTTTCTTTCATTCTTTACATCTTTTGAGAGCATTTCATAAATATATATTGTATCATTATTTTTCCATGCAGAATATATTAAAAACTCCAATTCATCTTTCTTACTTTCAGGAGGAATAATAGTATATTCTTTATCTAACTCGAAATTATATAAAATTAAACCTTGTGGAGTATTACCTGTTGAAAATAAAATATTATTGCCATTATCGGATGCTTTGAAAATATAAGTTGTACCAAGGTTTTTAACGTTAACTCTTTTTAAAATATTTCCATTGCTGTTTATTACCGTAAGAATATTTTTTTTAAGAAGTTCATCATAACAATTACATGAAAAATTATCGCCAATAAAATCAACTGAGGTAACATATTTGTAGGGCAAATTTATAATACTGTAAGAATTATTTAAAAGATCTATATAAATAAGACTTTTATTTTCATTAATGTCCTCTCTTAAAATTAACATTTTGTTATCCTTATAAGTTGCCCAATGAAGAAACCCATTGAGAGTATAAGATAATTTCTTAAATAAATCAAATGACTGATTGGTATTAATATCATAAACCACGACTTTCCCTTTATCTAAATTACTCTTATTTTCATTTCGATAACTTCTAATTGCTAAATATAAATAATTGGCATCTTCCGAAAGAAAAATATCAATAGGTGAAACATTTTTTAGTTCTTCATTCAACTCAATTTCCCCAACAGTATTATCATCTTTAATTAATAGATTTCTTCCATTTTTATAGATTTTACCATTATTACTAATTGTATATAAATTATTTATGTCTTGATCATTATTTAAAAAATTATTTGTTTTAGCTGTATCTTTATTGCAAAAATAATTATTTATAAAAATAAGAAACAAAAAAATAATTATTAAAAACAAGAATACTAATAATCTTTTCACAAAAGAACCTCCAAAATAATTTCGGTTAAACTATTTGTTTAACTTTATCCCTCCAAATTGAATAATATGTATAATAACTCATTTTTCCATCGCTTAATCCATCCTTACCAATTATCTGCCGAGTAAATAAATAAGGTTACCATAATCCCCGCCCTGTCTGCAAGGTGGGGATTATTATTTTACGCTCACTGAGAAACTTAATTTATATAATCTGATGCGGTCCCATCAACCGTAGTTATATTAGCCTGAAAATTGGCGTTACAAACGAAAGGACCTGAGTAACGACAAAAGAAACTATACTTATTGTGGATTCCAGTCTAAATCTTTTGGGTAAATAAACCACTATGAAAATTATTATTCCCGATTTCAAATGAATAACCTATTGATATCTTTCGTAAACTCTTATTTGTTAGAGTAATACTTTTATTATTAATTTTATTAATTCTTTCAAAGGAGTAAACTAACTTTTCGCCTGGTCTCAATGAAACTGATACAGGTTGGTTGCTACTATAATAATATGGTTCAGGCCAATTCTTTGGATAAACTATGTTAAGTGATAAATTATCTAAAGTGTATTCACTATTATTTAACAGGGTAAATTCAACAACAATTTTTTGTTCATTATTTTTTTCTAGCTTGCTGGTTATTTCTGCTTGGATAATATTTAACTTAGATCCGGTAAGTAAAGCCTAAAAAACCAGTCAAAATGCAGCTTGAGGCTGATATTTTCTGCAAAAAATATAATGCTCCCAAGAGGTGAGACACAGGATAATAAAAATAAGTTACAATGGGAGCATGAAAAAGCGTAATCAGTATTCAGCCGAGTTTAAAGCCAAGGTAGTCCTGGAAGTTCTCCGGGAAGAAGCCACTGTCAATGAGATAGCGTCTAAATATGGCATTCATCCTGTGATGGTCAATCGCTGGAAGCAGGAATTTGTAGACCGAGCTTCGGAGGTGTTCAAGAAAGGCCCCTCAGAAGCCGAAAAGGCTCTTGAAAAAGAGCAACAACATGTGGCAGAACTGGAGCGTAAAGTTGGTCAGTTAACATATGAAGTTGACTGGCTTAAAAAAAAATCTGACGAAATCCTCAACCGTAAACGACCGTAAGGCCTTTGTTGAGCTTAGCCATAAAAATATCACGGTAAAGCGTCAGGCTGAGTTGCTGGGGCTCAATCGGAGTAGCGCATATAGGAAACCTCCCGTCAGGACAATTAGTGATGAGGAGTTATTAATCATGCGGTTGATTGATAAAATTCATACAGATGAACCGACCTGGGGCTACCGTACCATCACGGCCATTCTCAGAAGAGAACATAAACTTGTGATTAACAAAAAACGAGTTCGCCGAATTATGCGTGATATGGGTATTTATACGTTGTATCCCAAGCCCAATCTGAGCAAACGCTACCATGCTCAATATATCCGCCCCTATCTGCTGCGCAACCTTAAAATCATCAGGCCAAACCAGGTCTGGGGTGTGGATATAACGTATTTGCGCATGAAGAAAGGGTTCATGTATCTGTTTGTCATCATCGACTGGTATAGCCGCTATATTGTAGATTACGAGCTGTCAAGTACATTGGATAAATCCTTTGTCCTGAGATGTCTAAAGCGTGCTCTAAGTTGCCAGAAGCCAGAAATTATCAATTCTGACCAGGGCAGCCATTTTACTAATCCAGACTACATCAAGTTGTTGGAAGATAATGGAGTAAAGATCTCTATGGATGGCAAGGGCCAATGTCTGGATAATGCCAGAACGGAACGATTCTTCCGCACCTTGAAATATGAACGAATCTACATAAGTGAGTACGAAACACCTCGAGAGTTGAGAATTATGCTGAATGACTACATGAAGACTTACAACACCCGCCGGCCTCATTCTTCGCTGGGTGGCGCCAGCCCAGTATCCTATTACCTCAAAAGCAAGCTCAATGAAGCTGCTTGATACATATCAACATGGGAAGGAGAAAACTTAATTTTTTATATCTGTGTTCTTGACACGGGGGGCATTATAAAATTTGACAAAAAAGAGGAACACCACTCCTAATCGGTGAATTGGTAAAGCGACCAAACAATACCATACCGAAGGAAGGTGTCCTCACAATTATGGTATCACGGTTTCTTACCAATAATCAATTAGAATCACTCAGCCGCCAACAAAAACGCGACTTGAAACATCAATACGAAAAATCAATTAAATTGTTGCAGAGGGCAACCGGCGAAGCCGATCTACCCGTTATCTTTGACAATACTACGGTTACCGGTTTCGGCAACTTTGGGTTACTTGAATCGTTAAAGAAATCGGTTGACTTCACGGGAATCGTCAACAAACACTTACGGTTCACCGACATCACAACAGTACTTACAGTGCCGCCGAACTTGTTGATACCATGGTTGACTGTGCCGCTCTTGGACTTCTACGTTTCGACCATATGAATCAGCTTAAATTCGACCCTGGATATCAGAAGATCAAAGGGATAGACCGGGTTCCCGATGAGCGAACATTGCGGTACTTGATCTCTAAACTCAACCTCGAAGATATTGAAAAGCTCAAAAAAGTTAACCAGGCCATGTTATCAATGAAAGCCAATATGGATGGCCCCAGAGAAATCTGGATTGACACTGACGACACCGTAATTACTGTTTTTGGAGCACAGCAGGGTTCCGAGGTTGGCTACAACCCACGCTATCACGGCCGCAGTTCATACAAAGCAAAAGTGGCCTTTGTATCCGGTAGTTGTGAGCTGCTAAACGCTGGTCGGTATGGCGGTAAAACCTCCAGCAACGGCGATTTCTTTGAGTTTTTCCAGGAAACTCTGTCATTAGTTGGACACAATACTGTAGCCAAAGGCGTCAGAATGGATAAAGGCTTCTTTGACCAAAAGAACTTCGCCTATTTAGAGGACAACTGCATCGAATACGTTTGTAAAGCCCGGCTAAATTCAAACATATGGAAAGTAATCAAATACCTTAACAGCCAGAATAATTCCTGGCAGGAACTTGACAACACATATGCGGTGAATGAAATCACCGTACCGCTTCAAAGCTGGGAACGGGCCAGAAGATTTGTTTTCATTAGAGAGAAAGTTAAAACAACCTCCAAAGGTAACCAAGACACTATTGCATTTACTGACTTATATGATTACGAAGCCATCGTGACAAATATGGAAGATCTCTCACCTGAGGAGATCTGGCACTGGTACAATAAGCGCTGTAACGTGGAAAACAAAATCGATGAGTTGAAAACAGGCGTAGGTATCGAGCAAACCAGCCAAAACGAAATACTAAGGAACATGGCCTTCATGTGGATAAAGATATTGTCTTACAATCTCCTGAACTGGTTTAGGTTGGCACTGTTACCGGCTGACGCATCCAGCTACGAGATCCTAACCATAAGAAGGTTAATTCTCAATATACCAGGCAATGTTGTTGGCAATGGCCGCTACCGTCATGTAAGGCTGGCAGCCAATCAGTGGTTGCAGCAGGTTGTAGATAACATTAAATACAGGCTAAAGGAATTCATATGTCAAAGAGCATGGTTACTTGTCTCACCATCTGGATGATAGCACCAAAGCTAAATAATAGTGATATTTTTACTGCCGGAATGGTCCGGCTTGTTTGATGCACCCTTTTCAAAAGCACTATAAGCTCAACTCTTTACTATGGGAAAATCAATGCTATTTGATTCAATAATTACCAGGAATAATGTGAGCCTACTTCCTTTTATTAGGTGATTGCTTCACCGCAAACAAAAAAACAGGAGTTACTTACCGAATCCAAGTTGAAAATACCTTGAGAAAGTATCTTACAATAACAGATTGTGCTTTACAGGATTTAATTAAAGAGTTCATTTCCTGTCTGCCAGCGTTTTTAAAGAGCCGGCTCCAACTTTCGTCCTGCGCAAGTTGAGTTAATAAGAATATCGGAAACAATTTCTCTACTCCAATTTGATATTTTATAAGAATTTGAGCTTACCCCATTAAACTTATTTTACATTTCATTTATGGGCAGTTGCTACTTTGGCGTATTTAATGAAAAGTTTGAATTGTTTTTATTCGTTTAATAAGGTGAGAAAATAGCAATAGGCAATACCATTAATTTTCCCATGTAGGATTTTCATTGTAAGTTTGGAGGTAGTTGGTAATCTTTTACATGCTCGAAATTTAAGACCTC
This region of Pelotomaculum schinkii genomic DNA includes:
- a CDS encoding IS1634 family transposase; amino-acid sequence: MRLSISKSKNATSLYVIQSVYENGKRSTKVVEKLGTLAELQQNLNGRDPIEWAKSYIEELNKKEKELLREVIVKYSPSKVISKDQQLFFNGGYLFLQQIYHELNLHKVCTEISKKYKFSFDLDAILSRLLYGRILFPSSKLATYNHSSKFIEQTNFELQHVYRALEVISKEMDFIESSLYSNSLKISKRNTGILYYDCTNYFFEIEQEDGLKQYGASKEHRPNPIIQMGLFMDGDGIPLAFSLNSGNTNEQITLKPLEQKILSDFKLSKFVVCTDAGLASEKNRRFNNEGERAFITTQSIKKLKKHLKEWSLDSKGWHLADHDKTYDITQLDEETYKDKCFFKERWIKENGLEQKLIVTYSIKYKNYQRQIRNSQIERAQKLLDSNPTKISKSNQNDYERFIKKPSCTSDGEIADNELYALNNETIVAEEAYDGFYAVCTNLEGSAQEIIQINQRRWEIEECFRIMKSEFKARPVYLSREDRIKAHFTTCFMSLILYRLLEKKLGNKFTCSEVINGLREMNFYEIKGEGYIPTYTRTDFTDELHESFGFRTDYEIIKKTQMKKILTTTKK
- a CDS encoding diguanylate cyclase domain-containing protein; translation: MLCLLLLKFISDTLGHDAGDGFLVAASGVIGRSFRKGDIVSRIGGDEFAILLTHSDEKTVEDACNRIQEVTTRRRCCWHTRCCLKPPLYGIDLRLRLAIALRYGKGGNYDLIIVLA
- a CDS encoding IS3 family transposase (programmed frameshift); this translates as MKKRNQYSAEFKAKVVLEVLREEATVNEIASKYGIHPVMVNRWKQEFVDRASEVFKKGPSEAEKALEKEQQHVAELERKVGQLTYEVDWLKKKNLTKSSTVNDRKAFVELSHKNITVKRQAELLGLNRSSAYRKPPVRTISDEELLIMRLIDKIHTDEPTWGYRTITAILRREHKLVINKKRVRRIMRDMGIYTLYPKPNLSKRYHAQYIRPYLLRNLKIIRPNQVWGVDITYLRMKKGFMYLFVIIDWYSRYIVDYELSSTLDKSFVLRCLKRALSCQKPEIINSDQGSHFTNPDYIKLLEDNGVKISMDGKGQCLDNARTERFFRTLKYERIYISEYETPRELRIMLNDYMKTYNTRRPHSSLGGASPVSYYLKSKLNEAA